CCCAAAATTACGCAACAGGACGCGGGCCCGAATCCAGGGCCCGCAAGTAGTTGGCGGCCTCCGCGAAAATAACTCCCCAACCCTGCAAATAGTGCCCGCGCAACGTGCTGGCTGCCGAGTGCGTGCAACGGCGAAAACCTCTTGGGCACCATGATAGTATAAATTACCAGCGAACCGGCGCAACCGGCTTTTTCTCACCCTTAAACGTTCCAACCGGCCATGGCTGACAACCAACTGACTTCCGAATCTAATGGCCTGCGCATGGGCATCCTCACGGCTGTGGTGCTGGTGGCCTACACCGGCATCGCGGCGCTGGCAGGCTTCCTCGACAACATTGAGGCAGGCACCCTCGACATTCTCATTCTGGCCGCCGGCGTGGTGCTGGCCATCAAGCGCCTCAAACGAAGCTGCGGCAACCGGCTTTCTTACTTCTCGGGCTTTAGCACGGGCATCATCACGGCCCTGGTCGCTTCGGTCATGCTGGGCGCCTTTTTCTGGCTGTTGGGCGGCATCAGCCAAGGCGCTGTTGAGCGCATTCAGGCCCGCGACTTGTTTGGCGCCGACCTGGGCGTGCTCATCGGCGGCCTCGGTATTATTCTGCTAGGCACCATGACGGGCGTTATCACGTCGCTGGTGGCCATGCAGTATTACAAGAGCCCTGACCATCAGCCAATAGCGAGTCTGGATTAAGGCTTGTACTTTTCAAATAGCATGTTGAAAGAGCCTCTTATGAGGTTCTTTTTTTGGTATAATTCTAATACGGCAAAATATGCCTTATAATAAAAGTTAGATAAAACAGAAACTAAACATTATCTTTCGGACGTTGTCGAAAAAGCCTACCCTTTTTCAGGTCAAAAGATTGTTTGTTATGTCTAAGTTCTTCCTATTTGGTCTTGCTTTTTTGCTTGCCTGCTCGTCGTTTACGGCTCATGCGCAAATGGCTGACCGTTTGAGTGAGCACCCGTCATTTGGCAAGGCTGCAACCAAGGATGCTGAAGCCATTACCCGTGAGATGGCCAACCGCCTGCGTCTCAACGAGGGGCAGGTGCTGCGCCTGCTGCCCATCAATCGCACCAAGCTCGTGGGCCTCAACAGCATCAACCGCGAGTATAAGAACGACGAAGCCACCCGTGCCGCCAAAGCGGCCGAGCTCGAAGCCCAATACGAGCAGGAGTGCAGTCGCATTCTCACGCCTTCGCAGCTGAGCCAGCTGCAGCAAAGCAACGGCCAGCCCGCCCAGGCGCCCGCCACTTCGGGCAACGGCTTAGGATAAATAGCCCATCCAGCATTCACACATAGAAAAGGCCCTCAGTTTGCGCTGCGGGCCTTTTTTATGTGTGAATGCTAAGGCTCGGAAGGCGAGAGCGGGTCGGCGAGGACTTCGGTGACCGTGCCCAGCGGGCCAAACCGCAGGCTGATGCACGGGGCCCCGGAGCGGGCGTGTCGGCCTTCGCATTGCGTGCCGGGCTCCAGGTAGTAGTAATACACCTTTTCGGTGCCGGCGCGCAGTTCCTCCTCGTCGGGCTGGCCCAGTAGGGCGGTCACGTCGTTGGCGCGGGCTTCGTAGAGCTGCTCTTTTTGGCGCAGCAGCACCGGCACCGCGGCGCGGCGCTGGTCGCGGCAGGCGTACGGGTCGGCGCGCCAGGCGGCGCTGTCGAAGCCGGGCAGCTCCGGCAAGGCATGGCCGCAGCCGCTGAGCCACAGGGTGCCCGCACTCAACAAAATTGCACCGCGTCGATAGGCTGTCGGCCACATAAAATTTAACATTAGCAGGAAAAGCGTTGCAAATGTGGCGCTAAGTTCGGAAAATAGCCTAAGTCAAGCACTAAATTTGGCACGAAAGTGTAGTGAGCTTTCGGTTAAGTAATTGAACAATCATTAGGTTTAGTGTCGATGCGTTTTCGTGTAGCCATTTTTGGTTTGGTAGCGGGGGTACTGCTGCCGGCTTTTGGAGGGGAAGCGCAAACGGTGCCGACTACGGCCTTGGCCAAACTTCCCGCGCCGGCGCAACGCGCCTACTATCAGACGGCTTTTGAGCAGCAGGCGGCGCAGCTTTACGCCAAACTGGGCCTGAGCAGCACGGGCCTGCCGCTCACGGTTTTTCGCGAAGGGCTGGTGGGCTACTACAACCTGCGGCCCGCGGGCAAACGCGCCAGCGCCCCGCCCGTGCTCACGCTCATCGATTTCAGCCGTTCCAGCCAGCAAAAGCGCCTGTGGGTCATCGACGTGGAAAAGGCCAAGGTGCTGTTTCATACGCTGGTGGCGCATGGCAAAGCCAGCGGCGCCGATGTGCCCCTGGCGTTTTCGGACCGCAACGGCTCCGAGATGAGCAGCCTCGGCTTCTACCGCACGGCGCCCACCACCTACACGGGCAAGCACGGGCTGTCGCTGAAAATCAAAGGCCTGGACCCCGGCTTCAACACCAACGCCGAAAGCCGGGCGGTGGTGGTGCACGGCGCCGAGTACGTGTGCGAAGACTTTGTGAAGGCCCACGGCCGCCTGGGCCGCAGCCAGGGCTGCCCGGCCCTGCCCGTGGCCGAAACGGCCGCCATCGTGAAAACCATCAAGGGGGGCAGTGTGCTGTATCTGCATGGCCCGGCCCGGGCCGGCTACCGCTCGCGCTGGCTCAACCTCGATACGGCCGTGGCGGCGTTTGCGGGTATTCATAAGGTGGGCTGAGGCCCTTGGCCGCTGCGGCAGAATAACCAGAACGGAAAGGGTGCGTTAAAAGCGCATCGGGCCGGGCCCGATGCCGGCTGCCTGTGGCCGGACTCCTCTTTTACCCACCCTTTTCTTTACTTCCATGCGACTCAATTTCCGCTTCATCATTGCCATCATCGTGGCGGCGGTCTCTCTTTTTGGCTACTACTTCAACACGTCGAAAAACGAGGTGACCGGCGAAACCCAGCACGTGAACATGAGCGCCGAGCAGGAAATAGCCCTGGGCCTGCAAGCCGCGCCCGAAATGGCCGCCCAATACGGCGGCGAAAGCCCCGACGCCCGCGCCACGGCCGCCGTGCAGCAAGTGGGCCAGAAAATCATTGCCAGCACCAAAGCCGGGCAGACGCCCTACAAGTTTCAGTTTCACTTGCTGGCCGATGACCAGACCATTAATGCGTTTGCGCTGCCCGGCGGGCAGGTGTTCATCACGCAGGGCCTGCTGAAAAACCTGACCTCGGAAGCGCAGCTGGCCGGCGTGCTGGCCCACGAAATCGGCCATGTGGTGGGGCGCCACTCGGCCGCCCAGGTGGCCAAGTCGAACCTGACCCAGGGCCTGGCCGGCGCGGCCACCATTGCCTCGTATGACCCCAACAGCCCCGGCAGCTCGGTGGCCAAGGCCGCCGTGGCCGCCGCCATTGCCAAGGTCATCAGCCTGCGCTTCGGGCGCAACGACGAGTTGGAG
This DNA window, taken from Hymenobacter sp. 5317J-9, encodes the following:
- a CDS encoding DUF4199 domain-containing protein gives rise to the protein MADNQLTSESNGLRMGILTAVVLVAYTGIAALAGFLDNIEAGTLDILILAAGVVLAIKRLKRSCGNRLSYFSGFSTGIITALVASVMLGAFFWLLGGISQGAVERIQARDLFGADLGVLIGGLGIILLGTMTGVITSLVAMQYYKSPDHQPIASLD
- a CDS encoding murein L,D-transpeptidase catalytic domain family protein; amino-acid sequence: MAKLPAPAQRAYYQTAFEQQAAQLYAKLGLSSTGLPLTVFREGLVGYYNLRPAGKRASAPPVLTLIDFSRSSQQKRLWVIDVEKAKVLFHTLVAHGKASGADVPLAFSDRNGSEMSSLGFYRTAPTTYTGKHGLSLKIKGLDPGFNTNAESRAVVVHGAEYVCEDFVKAHGRLGRSQGCPALPVAETAAIVKTIKGGSVLYLHGPARAGYRSRWLNLDTAVAAFAGIHKVG
- a CDS encoding M48 family metalloprotease; translated protein: MRLNFRFIIAIIVAAVSLFGYYFNTSKNEVTGETQHVNMSAEQEIALGLQAAPEMAAQYGGESPDARATAAVQQVGQKIIASTKAGQTPYKFQFHLLADDQTINAFALPGGQVFITQGLLKNLTSEAQLAGVLAHEIGHVVGRHSAAQVAKSNLTQGLAGAATIASYDPNSPGSSVAKAAVAAAIAKVISLRFGRNDELEADKLAVDFTPQAGYDPRAMIQVMKMLEQQGGRSSTPEFLSTHPDPGNRIGELQKEIAAEFPQGVPAGLKE